A single region of the Crocosphaera sp. UHCC 0190 genome encodes:
- a CDS encoding Ycf34 family protein produces the protein MCICINCHYVDRCTTYNAVEEQHQQPHLTNSPTFEPTEPTINVNIRPKDDYIEMEWDVVGCESFLEERGKWIKLRPGEAVPT, from the coding sequence ATGTGTATTTGTATCAATTGCCACTACGTTGATCGTTGTACAACTTACAATGCAGTTGAAGAACAGCACCAACAACCCCATTTAACCAATAGTCCCACCTTTGAACCAACAGAACCCACCATCAATGTGAATATTCGCCCAAAAGATGATTATATCGAAATGGAGTGGGATGTGGTTGGTTGTGAAAGCTTTTTAGAGGAAAGGGGTAAATGGATTAAATTACGCCCTGGTGAAGCTGTTCCTACTTAA
- a CDS encoding CCA tRNA nucleotidyltransferase translates to MTEQNPIFNLSVQTLPFCLDLLPSAACLVGGAVRDALLNCQRDYLDLDFVLPQSAIETARKIANHYHAGFVVLDATRNIARVVFKEGTVDFAQQEGESVEKDLQRRDFTINAIAYNFHQQKLLDPLEGLKDLQSKTLRMISRKNLQDDPLRLLRAYRQAAQLNFTIEPKTRETIRDLGSLINHVAAERVQAELNYLLLNPRGSYWLTEIGKDGLLKYWFSMINEDNYERLEKIDQTIKFLESHLQAEEFKNFLDLKTQSNIYGSPIIQRAKLASLVSHFPEQAEAELLNLKYSRNDIKTVVNVVKLLPWLKTNQGEIALRQLYFFFLEIGDSFSVLAVLAMALNLNIDNLLGLIKRYLDPQDQVAHPSPLVTGHDLIKHLNMKPSPQLGKLLTEISIARIEGKISTVKEALEFAKIHHNFQN, encoded by the coding sequence ATGACTGAACAAAATCCCATTTTCAATTTATCAGTACAGACTTTACCTTTTTGTTTAGATTTATTACCCTCAGCAGCTTGTTTAGTCGGGGGTGCGGTACGAGATGCTTTGCTTAACTGTCAACGAGATTATTTAGATTTAGACTTTGTTTTACCCCAGTCAGCTATAGAAACTGCTCGAAAAATCGCCAACCACTACCATGCAGGTTTTGTGGTTTTAGATGCTACCAGAAATATTGCCAGAGTAGTTTTTAAAGAGGGAACCGTTGATTTTGCTCAACAAGAAGGAGAAAGTGTAGAAAAGGATTTACAGCGACGAGATTTTACTATTAATGCGATCGCCTACAATTTCCATCAACAAAAATTGCTAGATCCCTTAGAAGGATTAAAGGATTTACAGAGCAAAACCTTAAGAATGATCTCACGAAAAAATCTCCAAGATGATCCCTTAAGATTATTAAGAGCTTATCGACAAGCTGCCCAATTAAATTTTACCATTGAACCCAAAACCAGGGAAACAATTCGAGATTTAGGGAGTTTAATTAATCATGTAGCTGCTGAGCGAGTTCAAGCTGAATTAAATTATTTATTGCTCAACCCAAGAGGGAGTTATTGGTTAACTGAGATTGGCAAAGATGGCTTATTAAAATATTGGTTCTCAATGATAAATGAAGATAATTATGAGCGATTAGAAAAAATCGATCAAACAATTAAATTCTTAGAGAGTCATTTGCAAGCAGAAGAATTTAAGAACTTTTTAGATTTAAAAACTCAATCAAATATTTATGGTAGTCCCATTATTCAACGGGCAAAATTGGCGAGTTTAGTCTCTCATTTTCCTGAGCAAGCAGAAGCAGAATTACTCAATTTAAAATATTCTCGAAATGACATAAAAACTGTTGTCAATGTTGTTAAATTATTACCTTGGTTAAAGACAAATCAAGGAGAAATTGCTCTGAGACAACTCTACTTTTTCTTTTTAGAAATTGGGGATAGTTTTTCAGTTTTAGCTGTTTTAGCAATGGCTTTAAATCTCAATATTGATAATCTTTTGGGTTTAATTAAGCGTTATCTAGATCCACAAGATCAAGTTGCTCATCCTTCACCATTAGTCACCGGACATGATTTAATTAAACACTTAAATATGAAACCCAGTCCCCAACTAGGCAAGCTATTAACTGAAATTTCAATTGCTCGAATTGAAGGAAAAATATCAACCGTAAAAGAAGCGTTAGAATTTGCTAAAATCCATCATAATTTTCAAAATTAG
- a CDS encoding HAMP domain-containing sensor histidine kinase, producing the protein MEAILILFSGGIYFLFSRSLSRQLDNKLMTLAEVVAPTFSQVKHQGTQYFTQLGNDNLFNSKTQAIEWFDSEKRRLGSHGNLVVPFEPQPGLLTLYSSKRSSSSRIRTITLSVSLNSSNFQQSSLKGYIRISQSLTELEAEKNQLLLNLVIATLATLGLVTLGGFWLTENAVKPIEKSVQQQKQFTADASHELRGPLTAIKASIDIMSRHPERLHDKDLRKVGAIASATEQMIHLVEDLLFLARTDTPNLQSNPKWTQIMLNNLLQDLVDLLEPLAQEKKITLDYQDLDKVWVMGNEGQLKRLFSNLIYNALNYTPAEGFVMIRLLQNNRWAKVSVKDTGIGIHSKDLPHIFDRFWRADKVRHRSGGTGLGLSIAQSIAHYHRGKITVESQIGIGSYFEVIIPILEIKKSY; encoded by the coding sequence ATGGAAGCCATACTCATTCTTTTTAGTGGTGGTATTTATTTTTTGTTCAGTCGCAGTCTTTCTCGGCAACTGGATAATAAATTAATGACTCTCGCTGAAGTTGTTGCTCCCACATTTAGTCAAGTTAAACATCAAGGGACTCAATATTTTACTCAATTAGGTAACGATAATCTTTTTAATTCCAAAACCCAAGCGATTGAATGGTTTGATAGTGAGAAACGTCGTTTAGGAAGTCATGGCAATTTGGTGGTTCCTTTTGAACCACAACCTGGCTTACTGACCCTATATTCTTCTAAACGGTCTTCTTCATCCCGAATTCGGACAATTACCCTATCAGTGTCTTTAAATTCTTCTAATTTTCAGCAATCTTCTTTAAAGGGTTATATTCGTATTAGTCAATCTTTAACGGAATTAGAAGCTGAAAAAAATCAACTATTATTAAATTTAGTAATTGCAACTTTAGCAACATTAGGATTAGTCACCTTGGGGGGGTTTTGGCTGACAGAAAATGCAGTTAAACCCATTGAAAAAAGCGTCCAACAACAGAAACAATTTACCGCCGATGCCTCTCATGAATTACGGGGGCCTTTGACAGCCATTAAAGCTTCTATTGACATTATGAGTCGTCATCCTGAACGTCTTCATGATAAAGATCTGAGAAAAGTAGGGGCGATCGCTAGTGCAACGGAGCAGATGATTCACTTAGTAGAAGATTTACTATTTTTAGCGCGGACTGATACCCCAAATCTCCAATCTAACCCTAAATGGACTCAAATTATGCTGAATAATTTACTTCAAGATTTAGTTGATTTACTCGAACCTTTAGCCCAAGAAAAGAAAATTACCTTAGACTATCAAGATTTAGATAAAGTTTGGGTAATGGGGAATGAAGGACAACTGAAACGTCTCTTTTCTAATCTTATTTATAATGCCCTTAATTATACCCCGGCTGAAGGGTTTGTGATGATTCGTCTTTTACAAAATAATCGTTGGGCTAAAGTGTCTGTAAAAGACACGGGAATTGGTATTCACTCAAAAGATTTACCCCATATTTTTGATCGTTTTTGGCGAGCAGATAAAGTTCGTCATCGCAGTGGAGGGACGGGTTTAGGTTTATCTATTGCTCAGTCGATCGCTCATTATCATCGGGGTAAAATTACCGTTGAAAGTCAGATAGGAATAGGTTCTTATTTTGAGGTAATTATTCCAATACTTGAGATAAAAAAATCTTACTAA
- a CDS encoding response regulator transcription factor, producing MKILLVEDDENIAIPIAEDLDDRNYVVEVAHDGQSAWELLDVFDYDLILLDVMLPKIDGIALCRQLRSSGCKTPILMLTARDTINDRVKGLDAGADDYLVKPFDLEELSARIRALLRRGEANLLPILVWGELSVDPSTCEVSYQGEMLNLSPKEYRLLEFFLRHPRRMFSRAQILDHLWSMDQLPEEATVKAHISSLRQKLKAAGMTSDIIETVYGLGYRLKESP from the coding sequence ATGAAAATCTTACTGGTAGAAGACGACGAAAATATCGCCATTCCTATTGCGGAAGATCTTGATGATCGCAACTATGTGGTAGAAGTCGCCCATGATGGACAATCCGCCTGGGAATTGCTGGATGTTTTCGATTACGACCTCATCTTGTTAGATGTCATGTTGCCTAAGATCGATGGAATAGCTTTGTGTCGGCAGTTGCGTTCGAGTGGCTGTAAAACCCCCATTTTGATGCTAACGGCCAGGGACACCATTAACGACAGGGTAAAAGGGCTTGATGCAGGTGCTGATGATTATTTAGTTAAGCCCTTTGATCTTGAAGAACTTTCTGCACGCATTCGGGCCTTACTTCGCCGAGGAGAAGCGAATTTACTGCCTATTTTGGTCTGGGGTGAGCTTTCTGTTGATCCGAGTACCTGTGAAGTCTCTTATCAGGGCGAAATGTTAAATCTGAGTCCTAAAGAATATCGTCTGTTGGAATTTTTCTTGCGCCATCCTCGCCGTATGTTTAGCCGCGCTCAAATTCTTGATCATCTGTGGTCAATGGATCAGCTACCGGAAGAAGCAACGGTTAAAGCTCATATTAGTAGTTTACGTCAAAAGCTCAAAGCAGCTGGCATGACATCAGATATCATTGAGACGGTTTATGGTTTAGGATATCGCCTCAAAGAGTCTCCTTAG
- the rimI gene encoding ribosomal protein S18-alanine N-acetyltransferase: MSQLNLHPPQLEQLGEIVALDNCCLGGLWTIDGYKRELASPNSHFLLLSLGPQKSVIGCGCFWAILEEAHITLLMVHPDYQGQGLGQLLLYGLLRDAVKRQLERATLEVRVSNQAALTLYQKFGFKIAGRRKGYYQQTGEDALILWRGDLHYPQFQQVLSTWEQQISDRLTTNHWQFSIDGCAMD; encoded by the coding sequence ATGTCACAGCTTAATCTCCATCCTCCTCAGTTAGAACAATTAGGCGAAATTGTCGCCCTAGATAATTGCTGTTTGGGGGGACTCTGGACAATAGATGGTTATAAACGAGAGTTGGCTAGTCCTAATAGTCATTTTTTATTGCTATCATTGGGGCCCCAGAAATCAGTGATTGGTTGTGGCTGTTTTTGGGCAATTTTAGAAGAAGCTCATATTACCTTATTAATGGTTCATCCCGATTATCAAGGACAAGGGTTAGGACAACTACTCCTTTATGGATTACTCCGAGATGCGGTGAAACGTCAACTAGAACGCGCTACCCTAGAAGTTCGCGTTTCTAATCAAGCGGCCCTGACTTTGTATCAAAAATTTGGCTTCAAAATTGCTGGACGACGTAAAGGCTATTATCAACAAACGGGAGAAGATGCTTTGATCCTTTGGCGGGGCGATTTACATTATCCTCAATTTCAACAAGTCTTATCAACTTGGGAACAACAAATCAGCGATCGCCTGACCACAAATCATTGGCAATTCTCTATCGATGGGTGTGCAATGGATTAG
- a CDS encoding TetR/AcrR family transcriptional regulator: MMILKPPTIRLTEKAEQILRGALPEFLNNGYAGTSMDKVAKTAGVSKQTLYSYFCDKEGLFTALIKYVACQKFRLVWSQPLMGEPQAVLTQLAQRILQEIHDPEHLCFVRLIIAESEKHPELSQLFLQTVAQPAIAILKNYLEEHSELNIDDPEVIAHIFVGTLIHHTLTQEMLHGKEIIPMKAEGLIKNLVNLIVN, translated from the coding sequence ATGATGATCCTAAAACCCCCCACAATTCGACTCACTGAAAAAGCAGAACAAATTTTGCGAGGAGCTTTACCAGAGTTTTTAAATAATGGTTACGCTGGTACAAGTATGGATAAAGTTGCCAAAACTGCTGGGGTTTCCAAACAAACCCTATATAGTTATTTTTGCGATAAAGAAGGATTATTTACGGCCTTAATTAAATACGTTGCTTGTCAAAAATTTCGCTTAGTTTGGTCCCAACCTTTAATGGGAGAACCTCAAGCAGTGTTAACCCAATTAGCACAACGCATTCTTCAAGAAATTCATGATCCTGAGCATCTTTGCTTTGTTCGTCTTATTATTGCCGAATCAGAGAAACATCCTGAATTATCTCAATTATTTTTACAGACTGTCGCTCAACCTGCGATCGCTATTCTCAAAAACTATCTTGAAGAACATTCTGAACTAAACATTGATGATCCTGAAGTCATTGCCCATATTTTTGTGGGAACCTTAATTCATCATACCCTCACCCAAGAAATGCTTCATGGTAAAGAGATTATTCCCATGAAAGCTGAGGGATTAATTAAGAATTTGGTTAACTTAATTGTCAATTAG
- a CDS encoding PEP-CTERM sorting domain-containing protein (PEP-CTERM proteins occur, often in large numbers, in the proteomes of bacteria that also encode an exosortase, a predicted intramembrane cysteine proteinase. The presence of a PEP-CTERM domain at a protein's C-terminus predicts cleavage within the sorting domain, followed by covalent anchoring to some some component of the (usually Gram-negative) cell surface. Many PEP-CTERM proteins exhibit an unusual sequence composition that includes large numbers of potential glycosylation sites. Expression of one such protein has been shown restore the ability of a bacterium to form floc, a type of biofilm.) produces MLITNKLIKAFASGLTTIGITAVVGTVNAPSASAAQMTCFEGSVMEGEELGSLFCGDKFFSNFFISDPSDEGTDIVSLKTDGSQWDFFFQFNPDLVAVDTPVGTPFRISYDVDIDPTNNNFFDLMSLDVTTTTPPGVTVVKDIIDSNTLQVLATLTSVGGSQPNAVSILPFHTKNISVEYTITITGDGALDSVGNGLTQQQVPEPSTLLGLGVLGLGGLVSRKRKS; encoded by the coding sequence ATGTTGATAACTAACAAATTAATTAAAGCCTTTGCTTCCGGTCTCACCACCATCGGCATTACTGCCGTTGTTGGTACTGTTAACGCTCCCTCCGCTTCAGCAGCACAAATGACTTGTTTTGAAGGTTCGGTCATGGAGGGAGAAGAACTTGGCAGTTTGTTTTGTGGTGACAAGTTCTTCTCAAATTTTTTTATCAGCGATCCCTCTGACGAAGGTACTGATATAGTGTCGTTGAAGACTGACGGTTCTCAGTGGGATTTCTTCTTTCAGTTTAATCCTGATTTGGTCGCAGTGGACACCCCAGTAGGCACACCTTTTCGGATATCCTACGATGTTGATATTGATCCCACTAATAATAATTTTTTTGATCTGATGAGCTTGGATGTAACGACAACTACTCCTCCCGGTGTTACGGTAGTCAAGGACATCATTGATTCTAATACGCTACAGGTTCTTGCAACTTTAACTTCTGTGGGTGGAAGTCAGCCTAATGCAGTCAGCATTTTGCCTTTTCATACCAAGAATATTTCAGTTGAATATACCATCACCATTACTGGAGACGGTGCCTTAGACAGCGTGGGTAATGGCCTTACCCAACAACAAGTACCCGAACCCAGCACCCTTTTAGGCTTAGGTGTATTAGGCTTAGGTGGATTGGTTAGCCGCAAGCGCAAAAGCTAA
- a CDS encoding Uma2 family endonuclease: MIAVPHDISPQDYLDIERQSQIRHEYRRGLVYAMAGGTDNHDRIAFNFLKVIDDHFGDSTDCRFHSGNVKVNYKDEFYYYPDAFVTCDPRDRTDRYLKRYPKLIAEVLSPSTAAFDQGEKFKDYQQLETLEEYVLITQESQRVECRRLTSMGVWETTIYDGDDLVILQSINLELAIADLYRGID, translated from the coding sequence ATGATCGCTGTTCCACACGACATCAGCCCCCAAGACTATCTCGATATCGAACGCCAGAGTCAGATTCGTCATGAATATCGACGGGGTTTAGTCTATGCAATGGCTGGCGGTACGGATAACCATGATCGCATTGCCTTTAACTTTCTCAAAGTCATTGATGATCATTTCGGCGACTCTACAGACTGTCGGTTTCACTCTGGCAATGTGAAAGTTAACTATAAGGATGAATTTTATTACTATCCCGATGCTTTTGTGACCTGTGACCCCCGCGATCGCACTGATCGTTATCTTAAACGCTACCCGAAACTGATCGCCGAAGTCCTTTCCCCCAGTACAGCAGCTTTTGACCAAGGGGAAAAATTTAAGGATTATCAACAGCTTGAAACTTTAGAAGAATATGTGTTAATTACCCAAGAAAGTCAGCGTGTAGAATGCCGTCGTCTTACTTCCATGGGGGTTTGGGAAACAACCATTTATGACGGCGATGATCTCGTCATCCTGCAAAGTATCAATCTTGAGTTGGCGATCGCCGATCTCTATCGTGGGATAGATTAG
- a CDS encoding Glu/Leu/Phe/Val dehydrogenase, translating into MDGLLADASTRLEQALKYVSISEDASERLKHPKTSLSVSIPVRMDDGSLRIFQGYRVRYDDTRGPGKGGVRYHPNVTMDEVQSLAFWMTFKCALLNLPFGGAKGGITLNPKELSKQELERLSRGYIEAIADFIGPDIDILAPDVYTNAMIMGWMMDQYSIIQRKISPGVVTGKPETMGGSQGRDTATGTGAFCVLQSILPKFDLIPEKTTVAVQGFGKAGAVIAELLAKVGYKIVAVSDSKGGIYAEKGLDILSIRQYKKEHRGIAAIYCEDTVCNIGEHQSITNEELLTLDVDVLIPAALENQITDQNANDVKAKYIFEVANGPITSAADDILNKKGIYVFPDILVNAGGVTVSYFEWVQNRSGLYWTKTEVHERMKEKMVTEAEKVWSISQEFDVSMRTAAYIHALNRLGEALDAKGTRDYYVNGLGH; encoded by the coding sequence ATGGATGGACTATTAGCTGATGCCAGTACCCGACTAGAACAAGCCTTAAAATATGTTTCAATTTCTGAAGATGCTAGTGAAAGATTAAAACACCCTAAAACCAGCTTAAGCGTTTCTATTCCCGTGCGAATGGATGACGGCTCTTTACGCATTTTTCAAGGGTATCGAGTGCGCTATGATGATACCAGAGGGCCAGGCAAAGGTGGGGTACGTTATCATCCTAATGTCACCATGGATGAAGTACAATCTTTAGCATTTTGGATGACCTTTAAATGTGCCTTATTAAATTTACCCTTTGGTGGAGCAAAAGGCGGTATTACTCTGAATCCCAAGGAATTATCTAAACAAGAATTAGAACGATTAAGTCGGGGTTATATTGAAGCGATCGCCGACTTTATTGGCCCTGATATTGATATCCTTGCCCCTGATGTTTATACCAATGCGATGATCATGGGTTGGATGATGGATCAATATAGTATTATCCAACGCAAAATTAGTCCTGGGGTAGTAACAGGAAAACCCGAAACAATGGGCGGTAGTCAAGGACGAGATACCGCCACAGGAACGGGAGCTTTTTGTGTACTTCAGTCCATTCTTCCCAAGTTTGACCTGATTCCTGAAAAGACCACAGTAGCAGTTCAAGGATTTGGTAAAGCGGGGGCTGTCATTGCAGAATTGTTGGCAAAAGTTGGCTATAAAATTGTGGCTGTCAGTGATTCTAAAGGAGGAATTTATGCGGAAAAAGGACTCGATATTTTGAGTATTCGTCAGTATAAAAAAGAACATCGGGGTATTGCGGCCATTTATTGTGAAGATACGGTGTGTAATATTGGTGAACATCAAAGCATTACCAATGAGGAATTATTAACCCTAGATGTGGATGTTTTAATTCCCGCAGCTTTAGAAAACCAAATTACCGACCAAAATGCCAATGATGTCAAGGCAAAATACATTTTTGAAGTGGCAAATGGCCCTATTACATCAGCAGCAGACGACATTTTAAATAAAAAAGGAATTTATGTATTTCCTGATATTTTAGTCAATGCTGGAGGGGTAACAGTTAGTTATTTTGAATGGGTACAAAACCGCAGTGGTTTGTATTGGACAAAGACGGAAGTTCATGAAAGAATGAAAGAGAAAATGGTGACGGAAGCAGAAAAAGTTTGGTCAATTTCCCAAGAATTTGATGTTTCTATGCGGACAGCGGCCTATATTCATGCGTTAAACCGTTTAGGAGAAGCTTTAGATGCGAAAGGAACCAGGGATTATTATGTTAATGGGTTAGGACATTAA
- a CDS encoding CRR6 family NdhI maturation factor yields the protein MTQTIAIQLDHLTRLDVTPVTSIVETLLREGAIATQEQTLSFEIHYPRDPSDPRELSEIPEIRLWFVRLDSVYPWLPFLLDWKGGELARYTAMLVPHQFSRVEGIQYNPEALEIFVMHKLFILADWLKQQEIPAQFRLKSMAQLFGYDIDDTFFNMIQ from the coding sequence ATGACTCAAACGATCGCCATTCAACTAGATCATCTGACTCGTTTAGATGTTACCCCTGTCACTTCTATCGTGGAAACATTGTTAAGGGAAGGGGCGATCGCTACTCAGGAACAAACCCTAAGCTTTGAAATTCATTATCCTCGTGATCCTAGCGATCCCAGGGAACTCTCAGAAATTCCTGAAATTCGTCTCTGGTTTGTACGTCTCGATAGTGTTTATCCTTGGCTGCCTTTTCTTTTAGACTGGAAAGGGGGAGAATTAGCCCGATATACAGCAATGTTAGTCCCTCATCAATTTAGCCGTGTTGAAGGTATTCAATACAACCCTGAAGCCTTAGAAATCTTTGTTATGCACAAATTATTTATTCTTGCTGACTGGCTAAAACAACAAGAAATTCCGGCTCAATTTCGTTTAAAATCTATGGCTCAATTATTTGGCTATGATATCGATGATACGTTTTTTAATATGATTCAATAG
- a CDS encoding Uma2 family endonuclease: MLTVTRKQFTLEEYNRLTELGFFESEERVELIRGDIITMAAKRTFHSVCNALLLEELYILLRGKANIRGQEPIIIPPNSQPEPDVVIARKKEDNYLSSHPQVEDILLIIEIADSTLRFDREVKLSLYAEAGINDFWLFNLIDNQLETYNQPYQAANEKYNYRSQQIYLPNDIISIPHFSDTFLELEKFFF, from the coding sequence ATGCTTACAGTTACTCGCAAACAATTTACCCTCGAAGAATATAACCGTCTTACTGAATTAGGATTTTTTGAATCAGAGGAACGGGTAGAATTAATTCGGGGAGACATCATTACAATGGCAGCGAAAAGAACTTTTCATTCAGTCTGTAATGCTTTATTGTTAGAAGAATTATATATTTTATTGCGAGGAAAGGCTAATATAAGAGGACAAGAACCGATTATTATTCCCCCTAATAGTCAACCGGAACCCGATGTTGTAATTGCCCGGAAAAAAGAGGATAATTATTTATCATCCCATCCTCAAGTAGAAGATATTTTACTCATTATTGAAATTGCTGACTCTACCTTAAGATTTGATCGAGAAGTTAAGTTATCTCTTTATGCTGAAGCAGGAATTAATGATTTTTGGCTATTTAATCTGATAGATAATCAGTTAGAAACCTACAATCAACCCTATCAAGCAGCAAATGAAAAATATAACTATCGCTCTCAACAAATTTATCTTCCTAATGATATAATTAGCATACCTCATTTTTCAGATACTTTTCTTGAGTTGGAAAAATTCTTTTTTTGA
- a CDS encoding ATP-dependent Clp protease proteolytic subunit codes for MPIGVPSVPYRLPGSQYERWIDIYTRLGQERIIFLGQEVTDGIANRIVALLLYLDSEDPGKPIYLYINSPGGSVTAGMAIYDTMQYIKSDVITICVGLAASMGSFLLAAGTPGKRLALPHARIMIHQPMGGTGRRQATDIEIEANEILRIRSELNQILADKCGQSVEKIDKDTDRDYFMSAEEAQEYGLIDKVIEDRTLSLS; via the coding sequence ATGCCTATTGGTGTTCCTAGTGTTCCTTATCGTCTTCCTGGTAGTCAATACGAACGATGGATTGATATCTATACTCGTTTAGGCCAGGAACGGATTATTTTTCTTGGTCAAGAAGTCACCGATGGTATTGCCAATCGGATTGTCGCTCTTTTGTTATACCTTGATTCTGAAGATCCTGGTAAACCGATTTATTTATATATAAACTCCCCTGGGGGTTCAGTAACGGCTGGTATGGCGATTTATGATACCATGCAATATATTAAGTCGGATGTGATCACCATTTGTGTTGGTTTGGCTGCTTCTATGGGGTCATTTTTATTGGCCGCAGGAACTCCAGGAAAACGCTTGGCCCTTCCTCATGCGCGGATCATGATTCACCAACCGATGGGGGGAACGGGAAGACGACAAGCGACAGACATTGAAATTGAAGCTAATGAAATTCTGCGTATTCGTAGTGAACTCAACCAGATTTTAGCAGATAAGTGCGGACAATCTGTAGAAAAGATTGACAAAGATACGGATCGGGATTACTTTATGTCTGCGGAAGAAGCACAAGAATATGGTCTTATTGATAAGGTAATTGAAGACCGCACTCTTTCTTTATCTTAA
- a CDS encoding ATP-dependent Clp protease proteolytic subunit: MEIKAVQSGYYGDANYRTPPPDLESLLLKERIIYLGLPLFSSDEIKQQVGIDVTQLIIAQLLYLQFDDPDKPIFFYINSTGTSWHTGDAIGFETEAFAICDTMNYVKPPIHTICIGQAMGTAAMILSAGTKGCRASLPHANIVLNQNRSGARGQATDIQIRAKEVLKNKHTMLEILSRNTGQPVEKIAKDTDRTFYLTPQQAKEYGLIDRILESTKELPKPLTAVS; the protein is encoded by the coding sequence ATGGAGATTAAAGCTGTTCAATCTGGTTATTACGGAGACGCTAACTATCGCACTCCCCCCCCAGATCTAGAGTCTTTACTACTGAAAGAGCGTATCATTTATCTAGGCTTGCCATTATTTTCCTCTGACGAAATCAAGCAGCAAGTGGGTATTGATGTGACTCAACTGATTATCGCTCAATTGCTGTATTTGCAATTTGATGACCCCGATAAACCCATTTTCTTCTATATCAACTCAACAGGGACATCTTGGCATACTGGAGATGCGATCGGCTTTGAAACGGAAGCCTTTGCCATCTGTGATACCATGAATTATGTTAAACCGCCGATCCATACGATCTGTATTGGTCAGGCCATGGGAACAGCCGCAATGATTCTTTCTGCGGGGACAAAAGGTTGTCGGGCCAGTCTTCCCCATGCTAACATTGTCCTCAATCAAAACCGTTCAGGAGCGCGAGGCCAAGCGACGGATATTCAAATTCGGGCCAAAGAGGTATTGAAAAATAAGCATACCATGTTGGAAATTTTGTCAAGAAATACGGGACAACCCGTGGAAAAAATTGCCAAAGATACTGATCGCACCTTCTATTTAACCCCTCAACAAGCAAAAGAATATGGGTTAATTGATCGCATCTTAGAAAGTACCAAAGAACTGCCTAAACCCCTAACTGCTGTTAGTTAA
- a CDS encoding antitoxin family protein encodes MLKKVKAIYCDGTFIPQDPCYLPENAEVELTIQVASGYAHTVVDRETRKEILEALLHRMRQTSMMANAHRVTISE; translated from the coding sequence ATGTTAAAAAAAGTCAAAGCTATTTATTGCGATGGTACATTTATTCCTCAAGATCCTTGTTATTTACCCGAAAATGCAGAAGTAGAATTGACCATACAAGTTGCTTCTGGTTATGCTCATACAGTAGTAGATCGAGAAACCCGCAAAGAAATTCTCGAAGCACTTTTGCATCGGATGCGTCAAACCTCAATGATGGCCAATGCTCACCGTGTCACCATTTCAGAATAA